Proteins encoded by one window of Mercenaria mercenaria strain notata chromosome 4, MADL_Memer_1, whole genome shotgun sequence:
- the LOC123551634 gene encoding putative inactive carboxylesterase 4 translates to MMDNIFICVVCALALCCLAEELPAVKTKVGKITGLRENTNFQGKQYAVDRYLGIPYAKPPVGNLRFKKPEPHSPFVETFHAEKFGPACVQFDWMGLIQNTSEDCLSLNIFIPVQDPDQSTGHAVLVFMHGGGFSVGEAAMYPGDILAAVGNVIVVTINYRLGLLGFLDLDDPRAPGNFGLWDQHQSLVWVNENIASFGGDKNRVTIFGQSAGSVAVQHQSIYPKNRELFRGVIAQSGSLTISQTVTSPLNHKEAGNFYAEKIGCKTDTVDHIFECLVKATPESITDVMKNAAYSGSRDEITKTALFPSIDGEFMKYHPTDLYKRARNEHLAEIEFLRSLKLINGITGNDGLAFVQASDDMQVTRQEMNSQHIPSIASLIFNPPIPEAVTELLISEYTD, encoded by the coding sequence ATGATggataatattttcatttgtgttgTTTGTGCTTTGGCTTTATGCTGTTTAGCAGAGGAATTACCTGCTGTGAAAACAAAAGTTGGGAAAATTACCGGATTAAGAGAAAATACGAATTTTCAAGGTAAACAGTATGCAGTTGATAGGTACCTCGGCATTCCGTACGCAAAACCTCCTGTTGGCAATTTGAGGTTCAAGAAACCTGAACCGCATAGTCCATTTGTAGAAACGTTTCATGCGGAAAAGTTTGGACCCGCTTGTGTCCAGTTTGATTGGATGGGTTTGATTCAAAATACGTCGGAGGATTGTTTATCTTTGAACATATTCATCCCGGTGCAAGATCCGGACCAGTCTACGGGACATGCTGTCTTGGTTTTTATGCATGGAGGTGGCTTTTCGGTTGGGGAAGCTGCTATGTATCCCGGCGATATTTTGGCAGCCGTCGGCAATGTTATTGTTGTGACAATTAACTATCGCCTTGGATTACTTGGATTTCTTGATCTGGATGATCCACGTGCTCCTGGAAATTTTGGTTTATGGGACCAACACCAGTCTCTTGTCTGGGTGAATGAAAATATTGCTAGTTTCGGTGGGGATAAAAACCGCGTCACAATTTTTGGCCAGTCTGCAGGCTCTGTCGCTGTTCAACATCAATCAATATATCCTAAAAATAGGGAACTGTTTCGTGGTGTCATCGCTCAAAGTGGTTCTCTGACAATTTCCCAAACGGTAACATCGCCACTTAACCACAAGGAGGCGGGAAATTTCTACGCTGAAAAAATAGGATGTAAAACTGATACTGTAGATCATATCTTCGAATGTCTCGTGAAAGCTACTCCGGAGAGTATTACAGATGTTATGAAAAACGCCGCTTATAGTGGCAGTAGGGATGAAATAACGAAGACAGCGCTTTTTCCTAGCATTGATGGCGAATTTATGAAATACCATCCAACAGACCTATATAAAAGAGCAAGAAATGAACATCTTGCAGAAATTGAATTTTTGAGATCTCTTAAACTGATAAACGGTATCACTGGAAATGATGGATTGGCATTTGTACAGGCAAGTGACGATATGCAAGTTACTCGCCAGGAGATGAACAGTCAACATATCCCCTCTATTGCGTCATTGATATTTAACCCCCCAATACCGGAAGCAGTCACCGAGCTTCTTATTTCCGAATACACAGACTAG
- the LOC123553381 gene encoding uncharacterized protein LOC123553381 codes for MFSFLHQRNKFTTIDFVPGLGVVLLILIHDRYFICRRGIWYELIPSAHPEQFSSQTYEPRRHVPSIMSKAETEKQRIREKLERSVKAVEQAYREAQLLEEMEWDTDSVEEYTSEEEPIYWEFVKHLVKNTDGRIIQDLEQEENYMIARFDFH; via the exons ATGTTCAGCTTTTTACATCAAAGAAACAAATTTACGACTATCGACTTCGTACCCGGATTAGGCGTAGTACTGTTAATACTAATTCACGACAGG TACTTTATTTGTCGCCGTGGAATATGGTACGAACTGATACCGTCAGCTCATCCTGAGCAGTTTTCCAGTCAAACATAtgaaccccgaagacacgtgccATCTATCATGTCAAAGGCGGAAACAGAGAAACAACGAATACGAGAGAAACTAGAGAGGAGTGTAAAAGCAGTGGAACAGGCGTACAGAGAGGCTCAGTTGTTAGAGGAGATGGAGTGGGATACCGATTCGGTTGAGGAATATACATCGGAA GAGGAGCCAATCTACTGGGAGTTTGTCAAACACCTTGTTAAGAACACTGACGGCAGGATAATACAGGACCTTGAACAGGAAGAGAATTATATGATTGCACGTTTCGATTTTCATTAG